The proteins below come from a single Aquificaceae bacterium genomic window:
- the hemE gene encoding uroporphyrinogen decarboxylase — MLLLKSLKGEKIPRFPVWLMRQAGRYMPQYRELREKEKDFLSFCKNVDLASKVSLLPVELLQVDAVIIFSDILVPLEPMGVKVEFLEGEGPRLEWDGSVESLKKISFSQVEFVGEVIRRVKAQVKDVPVIGFSGAPFTLMSYMVEGRSSKDFKKTKLFMWTSEQYADLMKLLCENLLEYLLGQIRAGADLLQVFDSWAMHLSYEDFEEYVYTYLKPFFEELKKHTDKPVIYFFRGSGSFLRALENLPVDAFSVDWTVDMVSAMKESSKAFQGNLDPTLLYCDEESLHKKTLEFLRCIPRKTKYVFNLGHGLMPDMELSKVKLLVDTVKGYRLS, encoded by the coding sequence ATGCTTCTTTTGAAAAGCCTTAAAGGAGAGAAAATTCCACGCTTTCCTGTTTGGCTTATGCGTCAAGCAGGTAGATATATGCCACAGTATAGAGAGCTAAGGGAAAAGGAGAAGGATTTTCTTAGCTTTTGCAAAAACGTAGACCTTGCAAGTAAGGTAAGCCTTTTGCCTGTGGAGCTTCTTCAAGTGGATGCGGTGATAATCTTTTCCGATATCCTTGTCCCCCTTGAGCCTATGGGCGTTAAGGTGGAGTTTCTTGAGGGTGAGGGTCCAAGGCTTGAATGGGATGGAAGTGTAGAGAGTTTAAAGAAAATATCCTTTTCTCAGGTGGAGTTTGTGGGAGAGGTCATAAGAAGGGTAAAGGCTCAGGTCAAAGATGTGCCGGTGATAGGCTTTAGTGGTGCTCCTTTTACTCTTATGTCTTATATGGTAGAGGGACGCTCAAGCAAGGACTTTAAGAAGACCAAGCTCTTTATGTGGACTTCAGAGCAATATGCGGACCTTATGAAACTGCTTTGTGAAAACTTGCTTGAATACCTTCTTGGTCAAATAAGGGCTGGTGCGGACCTTTTGCAGGTTTTTGATAGCTGGGCAATGCACCTCTCCTACGAAGACTTTGAGGAGTATGTCTACACTTATCTAAAACCCTTCTTTGAAGAGCTAAAAAAACATACAGACAAACCAGTTATATACTTTTTCAGAGGCTCTGGCTCTTTTTTAAGAGCCCTTGAAAACTTGCCAGTGGATGCTTTTTCTGTAGACTGGACGGTGGATATGGTCTCTGCCATGAAAGAAAGCTCAAAAGCCTTTCAGGGAAACCTTGACCCTACACTTCTTTACTGTGATGAGGAAAGCCTTCACAAAAAGACCCTTGAGTTTCTCAGGTGTATACCAAGAAAGACCAAGTATGTTTTTAACTTAGGACATGGTCTTATGCCAGATATGGAGCTAAGCAAAGTAAAACTTCTCGTAGATACGGTAAAGGGCTATCGCCTCTCATGA
- a CDS encoding tRNA (guanine(10)-N(2))-dimethyltransferase, translated as MIREGKVLLDIELPEVVSSKMQVFYNPHMRENRDISLLMLLNMPSQDLTVCDPMGASGIRLMRFLLETNKVKKAIYNDISPSAVEFFLNLLRSHNIPEDKVEVYKEDANLLLRKLRNCHYVDIDPFGSPVPFLEGGILPLARYGLLAVSATDTSVLSGTYPETCQRRYGSKPLLSAEFYHEVGLRILIKKVVEEGAKMDYALKPVFSYSYRHYMRAFFIKDIGPKRTNALIRQIGFLLYCDRCLYREGVQVEDIRHECPHCKNRLLVAGPLWLGNLWDEELVQRLWETRGMVEISENTNKLLKRIKDESRAQTLGFYTISSICKTFRIGQAPTIERFLEVFEGTRTHFSPEGFRTLLSHEEVLKRAHELLQRT; from the coding sequence ATGATAAGAGAGGGAAAGGTCCTTTTGGATATTGAGCTTCCAGAGGTCGTCTCTTCAAAGATGCAGGTCTTTTATAACCCACACATGAGGGAAAACAGGGACATAAGCCTTCTTATGCTCTTGAACATGCCAAGCCAAGACCTTACAGTCTGCGACCCCATGGGTGCAAGCGGTATAAGGCTTATGAGGTTTTTGCTTGAGACCAACAAGGTTAAAAAAGCCATATACAATGACATAAGCCCTTCTGCGGTAGAGTTCTTCTTGAACCTTCTGAGGTCTCATAACATTCCAGAAGATAAAGTGGAAGTATACAAGGAAGATGCAAACCTTCTTCTTAGAAAACTCAGAAACTGCCACTATGTGGATATAGACCCCTTTGGCTCACCCGTGCCCTTCTTAGAAGGCGGTATACTGCCCTTGGCAAGGTATGGCTTGCTGGCTGTAAGTGCCACAGATACTTCTGTGCTTTCTGGCACATATCCAGAAACCTGTCAAAGAAGATATGGCTCAAAGCCCCTGCTTAGTGCGGAGTTTTACCACGAGGTAGGCTTACGCATCCTCATAAAAAAGGTAGTAGAAGAAGGTGCAAAGATGGACTACGCCCTAAAGCCAGTGTTTTCCTATTCCTACAGGCACTATATGAGAGCCTTCTTCATAAAGGACATAGGACCAAAAAGGACCAACGCTCTTATAAGACAAATAGGCTTTTTGCTCTACTGCGATAGGTGTCTATACAGAGAGGGTGTGCAGGTGGAAGACATAAGGCATGAGTGTCCTCACTGCAAGAATAGACTTTTGGTTGCAGGACCTCTTTGGCTTGGAAACCTTTGGGATGAGGAGCTTGTCCAAAGGTTATGGGAAACGAGAGGCATGGTAGAAATTTCAGAAAACACCAATAAGCTCTTAAAAAGAATAAAAGATGAGTCAAGAGCTCAAACCTTGGGCTTTTATACTATCTCTTCCATATGCAAAACCTTTCGCATAGGACAAGCACCCACTATAGAAAGGTTTTTAGAGGTCTTTGAAGGCACAAGAACACATTTTAGCCCCGAGGGTTTTAGAACATTACTTAGCCACGAAGAGGTGCTAAAAAGAGCCCATGAGCTATTACAGAGAACTTAA